The sequence CACCGCCGCCGACCTGCTGCGATCCGCCCTCGCCGCGGACCCGGCCCGCCCCCTGGTCACCTTCTACGACGACGCCACCGGAGAACGCGTCGAACTGTCGGTGGCCACCTTCGCCAATTGGGTGGCCAAGACCGCCAACCTGCTCCAGAGCGACCTCGCCGCCGAGCCCGGTGACCGGCTCGCCCTGCTCCTCCCCGCCCACTGGCAGTCCGCGGTCTGGCTGCTCGCCTGCTCCTCGGTCGGGGTCGTCGCCGATGTCCAGGGCGACCCGGCCGCCGCCGACCTCGTGGTGAGCGGGCCGGACACCCTGGAGCGGGCCCGGGCCTGCCGGGGTGAGCGGGTCGCGCTGGCGCTGCGTCCGCTGGGGGGCCGCTTCCCGCAGGCGCCCGAGGGCTTCGCCGACTACGCGGTGGAGGTGCCGAGCCAGGGCGACCGCTTCGCGCCCTTCGCCCCGGTGGACCCGGACGCCCCCGCGCTGACCGTGGGCGGGGTGGAGCTGAGCGGGACCCAGCTCGTCGCCAAGGCCCGCGAGGACGCCGAGGCGCTCGGGCTCGTACCGGGGTCCCGGCTGCTGACCGGTCACACGTACGACACCTGGGAGGGGCTGAGCACCGGTCTTTTCGCGCCACTGGCCTCCGGGGGGTCCGTGGTCCTCTGCCGCCACCTCGGGGAGCTCGGCGCGGAGGGGCTGGCGAAGCGGGTCGAGAGCGAGCGGGTCACCAACACGGCGGTATGACAAGCGCCCTGAGGTGCACTCGTCCGGCCCACGGCGGGCCGAGCCCCCGGTAACGATCGACGACGGGGGTAGATGATCGGCGGTACAGACCACTCTCCGGTAGTGCACAACCAAGCGTGAGGTTCAGCCGTCTACTCCTGCGACCGGCGGCCCATCGCGCCGCCGAACGTGAAGGATGGACGCAGACGTGACCGACAATGCTGGCACGCCGGCCGACCCGGACGACCCGGCCGGGGAGACGCCGCAGGGCAGGTCGCAGGAAGAGCCGGGGGCCGGAGACTCGAAAGCCGGGCCCGGGCCCGCGAACGAGACACCTCAGAACGAGACGCCTCAGGACGAGACTCCGGACGCCGGGGCCGGCGACGAAGCCGACGCTGAGACCAAGGCCGGTGCCGAAGCCGACGCCGGTGCCGGCGCTGAGGCCAAAGCTGAGACCGGTGCCCACGCCGACGCCAAGGCCAGCGCTGAGGCCGAGGCCGGTACTGACGCCGACGCCGGCCCCGGCCCCCGTACCCCTGACGCCGACCCCGCCCCAAGCGAAGCCCCCGGCGTCCAGACCTGGGCCGATCAGCCCAAGGACGGCAGCGCCTCCCGCCTTAAGCGGCCCTGGTTGCGCTGGGCCGCCCTCGGCGCCTCGTTCCTCGTGCTGGTCTCCGCCGGGGCGGGCTGGTGGCTGTACAAGAAACTCGACGGCAACATCACCACCGACACCGGCGCCGCCGCCGAGCTGAAGGTGTACGAGAAGGAGCGGCCCACCCCGGTCGTCATGGATGCCCAGAACATCCTGCTCATCGGGTCGGACAGCCGGGCCGGCGACAACAGCAAGTACGGCCGTGACGACGGCGGCAGCCAGCGCTCTGACACCACGATCCTGCTGCACCTCGCGGCCGACCGGAAGAGCGCGACCGCGGTCTCCCTGCCGCGCGACCTGATGGTGGAGGTCCCCAGCTGCCGCACCGGGGACGACAAGGAGAGCCGGGAGCAGTTCACCCAGTTCAACTCGGCCTTCGAGCTCGGCGGCACCGCCTGCACGATCCGTACCGTGGAGCGGCTGACCGGCATCCGGGTCGACCACCACATGGTCGTCGACTTCAACGGGTTCAAGGACATGGTCGACGCCGTGGACGGGGTCGAGATCTGCCTCAAGGAGCCGATCGACGACAAGGACGCGCATCTGGAGCTGCCGGCCGGACGGCAGACGCTCAACGGCGAGGAGGCGCTCGGCTACGTACGGGCGCGCAAGACCCTCGGCGACGGCAGCGACACCGAACGGATGGAGCGCCAGCAGAAGTTCCTCGGCGCCCTGGTGAACAAGATGCAGAGCAACGGCGTCCTGCTCAACCCGACGCGGCTCTACCCGGTCCTGGACGCGGCGACGAAGTCGCTGACGACCGACCCGGGCCTCGACTCGCTGCGGGACCTGTACGACCTGGTGCGGAGCATGCGGGACGTGCCGACCGACCAGGTGCAGTTCCTGACCGTGCCCCGGCAGCCGTACCGGAACAACCCGAACCGGGACGAACTCGTCGAACCGGACGCGGGGAAGCTTTTCAAGCAGCTGCGCGAGGACAAGCCCGTGGCCGTGGTCCCGGCGGACGAGCTCAAGGACGCCGAGAAGGAGAAGAAGGACCAGGAGGAGGACGGGAAGCCGGACGACGCCGGCTCCGAAAGTCCGACGCCGACACCGACCTATTCGGGTTCGAGCGCTGCGGACGACCTGTGTGAGCAGTAAAGCAATTGCCAAGACATAGAAGACAATCGACGCTCAATGGGAAGAATGCCCGGTTGTAAGGAGCGTGGTGTGGGTCACGCACGTCGCTCCTTTACGAACCGGGCGGATAGTGTGACGCGATCCGGTGCTTCCGGCCATCAGGTCGTGTGCTGCTGGAGCGAAGGAACGAGCGCCTTGCCGGGGGAGGGCGCCTCGCGTGGCACCGACGGAGGACTCAAACAACCGTGGATGCGCAAAGCCGTGGGCGGGCGGACGATATCGACCCCGCAGACCAGTGGGTACTCAACCCGCACACCGGCAATTACGAACTGCGACTGGATCAATCCGCAGGGGAGTCGCCGGTCGCCGCGCGTACAGCCACTGCCGAGGGTTCCGGCCGCCGCGAGGACACGAGGACCGATGCTCCGCGTGACGGCCGTGGGGGCCGCGGGGGCCGGGACGGCCGTGAGGGTTCCGGCCGGCGGGGGGCCAACTCCCCCGAGGTGCCCGGCCAGCGCAGCCGCCGGTCCTCCCAGAGCGGCGGGCGCGGCGCGGAGGCCGCGGCCGGACGCCGTAAGCGCAAGGCTCCGAAAGCGCGCCGGAAGAAGGCGCTCATGTGGACGGGCGGGGTGACGGCGTTCCTCGTCGTCTCCGCCTCGCTGGGCGCCTACATCCTGTACGAGAAGCTCAACGGGAACATCGACTCCATCGACATCGGCGACCAGGGCAGCAAGAACGTCGTCAGCGAAGGCCCGATGAACATCCTGATCATCGGTACGGACAAGCGCACCGGCAAGGGCAACGAGGGGTACGGCGACAAGGGCAGCGAGGGCCACGCCGACACCACCATCCTGTTCCACGTCTCCGAGGACCGGACCAACGCGACGGCGATGAGCATCCCGCGCGACCTGATGACCGAGATCCCCGAGTGCGAGACGAAGAAGCCGGACGGCACCACCACGACCATCCCCGGCACCCCGAACGAGCGCTTCAACACCAGCCTCGGCCAGAACGGCCGCAACCCCGGCTGCACCATGAAGACGGTCGAGAACATCACCGGCGTCAAGCCCGACCACTTCATGATGGTCGACTTCAACGCGGTGAAGGAGCTGACCACCGCGGTCGGCGGCGTCGAGGTCTGCATGGCCAAGCCGGTCGACGACCCGAAGTCCCATCTGAAGCTGAAGCAGGGCAAATCGAAGGTGGAGGGCGAGATGGCCCTGGCCCTGCTGCGCACCCGCCACAGCTTCGGCAACGAGAGCGACCTCGACCGGATCAAGGTGCAGCAGCAGTTCCTCGCCTCGATGATCCGCGAGATGAAGTCCAGCGACACCCTGACCAACCCGAAGAAGCTGTACACGCTGGCCGACGCGGCCACCAACGCGCTGACGGTCGACACGGGCATCGGCGACGCGAAGAAGCTGATGACGCTGGCCCAGGAGATCGGCAAGGTCGACACGAAGAACGTCACCTTCCTCACGATGCCGGTCATCGACAACCCGGCCGAGCCGACGCCCATCACCGTCGTGGTGGACCCGGTCAAGGGTGAGCAGCTCTTCGCGATGCTGCGCTCGGACACCTCGCTGACCGAGGTGAAGCAGAAGCAGAAGGCGGCCAAGGGCAAGCAGGCGGCCCTGCTCAAGGGTCCGAAGGCCGCCCCCGCCGACGTACGCGTCGACGTCCTCAACGGCGGTGAGATCTCCGGCGCGGCGGGCGCGACCGTGACCTGGTTGCAGAACCAGCAGGGCGTGCTGAAGTCCACGAACAAGGCCAACGCGCCCGAGAAGACCAAGAAGACGACGCTGGAGTACGCGCCCAATCAGGCCGACCAGGCCCGCGCGCTCGCCGAGATGATGGGCCTGCCCGCCACGGCCATGAAGCCGGGCACCGCCGACGCCGAGGGGCTGGAGGCGATGGTGCTGACGCTGGGGGCGGACTTCAAGGGCGCGGGCATACCCATCACGGGACCGGCGAAGATGCCGGACGACGTGGAGAAGGCAAGCGCCGACAAGACGGTCTGCGCCAAGTGACACCGGGTCACCGCGCCGCAGCGGAAATCTGAACAGCATGGGGGGTCCGGTGGGATGGAGCAGTACGCCCGGGGAGGGGACGCGGTCACGTGTCCGCCACGCGGATCGGCCCGGTGGGGACGAGAGCGGGTACGAGGACGGGGGCGACGCGCACCGCGAGAGCGGCGACGGCGAACCGGCCGCGAAGGCGTCCGCCGCCGGGCCGGGGCGGCGCTCCGGCGCCCGGAGCGGGAACAGCGGGGGCGGGCGGAACAGCCGCCGCGCCCCGAAGAGCGGCAAACGGCGCGTCCTGCGCTGGGTCTCCGCCGTACTCGCCCTGCTGATACTCGGCGCCGGTGGGGCCGGCTACCTCTACTACGAGCACCTCAACGGCAACATCAGGAAAGAGGATCTGACCCTCGGCGACAAGCGGATGGCCGACCACAAGGCCAACGCCGCCGGGCAGACCCCGCTCAACATCCTGCTCATCGGCTCCGACGCCCGGGACTCCGAGGCGAACCAGAAGCTGGGCGGTGCCAAGGAGACCTTCGGCGCTCCCCCGCTGGCCGATGTGCAGATGCTGCTCCACCTCTCGGCGGACCGCTCCAACCTCTCCGTGGTCAGCATGCCGCGCGACACCATGCTCAAGATGCCCAAGTGCACGGCCCCGGACGGCAAGGTCTTCCCGGCCAGCACGGGGGACGTGCAGACCAACCAGAGCCTGAGCCGCGGTGGTCCGGGGTGCACGGTGGCCGCCTGGTACGAGCTGACCGGCATCCGGATCGACCACTTCATGATGATCGACTTCGCCGGTGTGGTCTCGATGGCCGACGCGATCGGCGGCGTCCCGGTCTGTGTGACCGCCAACATCCACTCACGCGGCGCCAACGGCCGCGGCGGCTCCGGGCTGAAGCTGGAGAAGGGCACCCACTCCGTCAAGGGCGAGCAGGCCCTCCAGTGGCTGCGCACCCGGTACGGCTTCGAGGACGGCAGCGACCTGGCACGGGCCAAGGCCCAGCACCAGTACATGAACTCGATGGTGCGTCAGCTGCGCAAGGGCACCAAGCTCACCGACCCGGCGAAGCTGATGAACCTGGCCGAGGCCGCGACCACCGCGCTGACGGTCGACAAGGGACTCGACACGGTCAAGAAGCTCTACGACCTGGCCGAGGAGCTGAAGAAGGTCCCGACGAAGCGCATCACGATGTCGACCATGCCGAACGTGTACGGCACCGGTGCGAACGTCGGCCGGGTCTACCCCAAGGCGGGCGACGCGGAGCAGCTGTTCCGGATGGTCCGCGAGGACATGCCGCTGGACGGCAAAGCGTCCAAGCGGAAGAAGGAGGAGCCGAAGGACCCGTCGGCGCCGGTCGGCGAGATCGCCGTGGCCGTACGGAACGGGACCGCCACCGACTCCCTCGGACCGGTCTCGGGGCGCGCGGGTGACGTGGAGAAGTTGCTGAAGGAGTCGGGCTTCGCGCGGGCCGCCGTCGACCCCGACAACGTGGCCGGGTCGGCACGGACCTCGATCCTGTATCCGAGCGCGGATCTGGAGGGCGACGCCCAGGCGGTCGCCAAGGCACTCGGCATCCCGCTCTCGCAGGTGAAGCGGTCGACCGACGTCTCGGGCATCTCGCTCGCCGTGGGCGCCGACTGGCGCGAGGACGGGGCCTACCCGGTCTCCAAGGGCACGGAGAAGATCCCGGAGACGGCGGGGGCCCAGAACGGCGAGGAGAAGGGCTGCATGGAGGTCGACCCGAAGTACAGCTGGTGACGTGACGCCGTAGGGCGGACGGACGTACGAGAAGGGCCCCACCGGTCACCGGTGCGGCCCTTCTCGACGGCTGGGCCCGGCCTCAGACCGTCTCGCTGCTGCTGTTGCTGCTGCCCGCCAGGGACGGGCGGCGGCTCGCGATGACCCGCTTGGCCAGGGAGCGCGGGCTGGTGAGGAAGCCGAAGCCCCAGCACATGTGCATGGTCGCCAGCGCCACCGGGATCTGCGCGCGGGCCTTCAGCGAGAGCCCCTTGCCGGCGGGCAGCGACCCGGCGACGATCGCGGCCAGGTACCCGCCGGGGACGACGAGCGCCCACGGGGTGACGGCCGCGCCGACCACGAGACCCGCAGCGATGGCGACGACGGCGGTCGGCGGGGCGAGGTAGCGCAGGTTGATGGAGCCGGAGTGGTAGCGGGCCACCACGTGGCGCCAGCGGCCGTAGTCCTTGTACTGCTTGGCGAGCGCCTTCACCGTGGGGCGCGGGCGGTACTGGACCTTCAGCTCGGGCGAGAACCAGATCAGCCCGCCGGCCTCGCGGATGCGGAAGTTCAGCTCCCAGTCCTGGGCGCGGATGAACTCGACGTTGTAGCCCTCGGCCTGCTCCAGCGCCTCGCGCCGGAAGACGCCCAGGTAGACCGTCTCGGCGGGGCCCGCCTGGCCGCCGGTGTGGAAGGCCGCGTTGCCGACGCCGATCTTCGAGGTCATCGCGGCGGCGACGGCGTCCTCCCAGGCGTTCTCGCCCTCGGCGTGCATGATGCCGCCGACGTTCTGCGCGCCGGTCTCCTCCAGGAGGCGGACGGCGGTCGCGATGTAGTTCGGCGAGAGCATGCCGTGGCCGTCGACGCGTACGACGACGGGGTGGCGGGAGGCCTTGATCGCCGCGTTGAGGGCGGCGGGGGTGCGGCCGGTGGGGTTGGGGACCGTGTGGACCCGGGGGTCCTCGGCGACCAGCTCGGCGGCGATCTCGTCCGTGCGGTCGGTGGAGGGGCCGAGCGCGATCACGACCTCCATCTCACCGGCGTACTCCTGCTCCAGGATGTGCCGGACCGAGTTCCTGAGATGGCGTTCCTCGTTGAGCACCGGCATGATCACGGAGACGGCGGGGTACTGCGCGGCAGACATGTGGTCCTCAGGGGGTCCTCGGGGGCGCCAGGGGTTCCGCACCCCGGGAGGCGGCGTTATTCGGCCGCCACGTTACCGCGAATGGGGGACACCGGTGCGCGCGCCGCCGGGTGGTGGGCCGGGGCGGAGATCGTATGGGCCTACCGTGCGATGGTCCCCTTGCACCGCGGAGGTGTCCCCCCTCGTGCCCGCCCCCCGTCCACCGCAGCGCCCGCCCGGCCCCCGCACCACTCCCCCGCGCCGCCGCCCTCCGCAGGGTGGACGGCCGGTCCGCTCCCGTAAGCAGGACGAGCGGCCGCGCTGGGGCATGCGGGTGGCCACCGGGCTCTCGGTGCTGGTGCTGGGCGCGGGTGGCATCGGTCACGCCGTGGTGAGCAACCTGGAGGGCGGGATCGGCCGGGTCGACCCGTTCAAGGACATGAAGAACCGCCCCCAGTCCGGGCACGGCACCAATCTGCTGCTGGTGGGCACCGACGGCCGGGACACCATCACCAAGGCCGAGAAGCAGAAGTACAAGCTGGGCGGCGCCCCCTGCCACTGCACCGACACGATCATGCTGGTCCACCTCTCGGCCGACAAGCAGCGGGCGAGCGTCGTGAGCCTGCCCCGGGACAGTTACGCCGAGATCCCCGCGCACACCGACCGTACGACCGGCAAGAAGCACAACAGCCACCCGGTGAAGCTGAACGCCGCCTACGCGGAGGGCGGGCCGACGCTGACCGTGCGGACCGTGGAGCACATGACCGGGGTCAAGGTCGACCACTATCTGGAGGTCGACTTCACCAGCTTCATGAAGACGGTCGACGCGGTGGGCGGGGTGCAGATCTGCACGGCCCGGCCGATGAAGGACTCGTACACCGGACTGGACCTGCCCGCCGGCACCCATCGGCTGGACGGGGGCAAGGCGCTTCAGTACGTACGCTCCCGCCATGTCGACGTGGGCTCCGACCTGGGCCGGATGCAGCGCCAGCAGAAGTTCATGGCGGCGCTGATCAAGGAGGCGACGAGCAACGGGGTGCTGCTGAACCCGGTGCGGTTCCAGCAGGTGTCCGCTTCGGTGCTGGGCTCGGTCCGGGCCGACGAGGGGTTCGGTACGGAGGAGATGCTGGCCCTCGGCAAGGCGATGAAGGACTTCAGCCCGGCGTCGTCGGAGTTCGCCTCCGTGCCCATCGGGAATCCCAGCTTCCCGGTCAAGGGCATCGGCTCCACGGTCCAGTGGGACGCGGCGAAGTCGAAGAAGCTGTTCCAGGCGCTGCGCGAGGACCGGCCGCTCGCCCCGGTGAAGGCGAAGCCCGCGGCGGGCGCGCCGAAGAAGGCCCAGGCGGCCCTGGTGGACGTGGCGCCGGAGGAGATCCGGGTGCAGGTCTACAACGGCACCCCGAAGGACGGCCTCGGCAAGGACGTGGACGCGGGCCTGCGCGCGACCGGCTTCAACACGACGAACGCCCCGCTCAACGGCGCCCTGCGGAACCTGGCGCGGACGCTCGTGACGTACGACCCGCGCTGGGACCGGTCGGCGAAGTCGCTGGCCACCGCGTTGCCCGGGAGCGAGCTGAAGGCGGTGAAGGGGCAGGGCGCCACGATGGAGGTGACGGCCGGCGCGGACTTCACGAAGGTGCGGCCGGTGCGGGCGGAGACCAAGCAGACGGGCGAGTTCGCGACGGTGACGGGCGACGAGGTGGTGTGCCCGTAGGGCCTGCGAGGCTCGCCGGGCCCGTAACAGCTGCTCGGGGATCTCAGTCCGGGCCCGTAGCGGCTGCTCGGGGATCTCACCCGGGGCCGTAACGGCCGCTCGGGAGCCTCGGTCCGGGCCCGTGGCGGCCGCTCGGGGTCTCAGTCGTCGATGCCGTCGGCGACGCGCTTCTCCCGCAGCTCCTTGATCGCCCGGCGGCGCGCGAGCCGGTGCGTGCGCCGGATCTGCGCCTCCTGGTAGCGCCGCTTGTCGCGCTCGGTCTCGGGGATCACCGGCGGTACGCGGCGCGGCTTGCCGTCCCCGTCGACGGCGGCGAAGACGAGGTAGGCGCTGCCGACCTGCTGGGCGGGGGTGGACTCGTTCCAGCGCTCGGCCATCACACGGACCCCGACCTCCATCGAGGAGCGGCCGGTCCAGTTCACCTGGGCGCGTACGTGAACGAGGTCACCCACCCTGACCGGCTCCAGGAACACCATCTCGTCCATCGACGCGGTCACCGCGGGCCCGCCGGAGTGCCGTCCGGCCACGGCGCCCGCCGCGTCGTCGACCAGTTTCATGATCACGCCACCGTGCACCGTACCCAGGAGGTTGGTGTCGCTGCCGGTCATGATGTGGCTGAGGGTGGTGCGGGACGCGGCGGTGGGCTTGCCCGGAATCTCTTCTTCCGAGCGCTCCGAGCAGGTGGCCTGATCTGTCATACAGTCCACCTTATGCGCGGGCAGTCCCCCTTGTGCGCGGGCCCGGATCGCGCGCAATGCATCAGCTTCGCAACAGCCCTGGTGCGATTTCCCTTACACCCTGTAATAGCTGTGGGTCGGGACGGCACACTGTTCGGATGAACGATTGGCCCGATCGACGGACCGGCGACCGCAGCGAGCGCTACGGGCGGGGCAGTGCCAGCCCCCAGCCCGAGAGCGCCCGGGCGATGCCCCACATCCAGCGCCGCCCGGCCCCGCCGCAGAGGCCGACGGTGCCCCCGCAGAGCCAGGGGTACGACGACCGCTACCAGGGCGGACAGCCCGGTTACGGCAACAGCCCCGAGCCCGGTTACGACAGCGGCTACAACACCGGCCAGGTCTACGGCGGCGGCGCGGGCGGCGGCGGTCGCGGAGGCGGCCGTGGCGGTGGTGACGCGGGTTACGTCCAGGGCCGCCCGGCCCCGGACTGGCGCCGCCGGATCAAGCTCGGCGCGCTGACCCTGGTCGTCGTGTTCCTCGTCGTCTCCGTCTCCACGTACTTCTGGGCCGACTCGAAGCTGAAGCGCGAGGTCGACCTCGCCAAGGTCATCGAGAGGCCCGGCGAGGGCGAGGGCACGAACTACCTGATCGTCGGCTCCGACAGCCGTGAGGGCATGTCGGCCGAGGAGAAGAAGCGGCTGCGCACCGGTTCCGCCGAGGGCAAGCGCACCGACTCGATGATGATCCTGCACCGGGGCTCGAACGGCCCGACGCTGATCTCGCTGCCGCGCGACTCCCAGGTCGAGATCCCCTCCTTCAAGGGGTCCGAGTCCGGCAAGACGTTCCAGGGCACCGGCCGCCAGGTGAAGCTGAACGCCGCGTACGCCGAGGACGGCCCCGAACTGCTGGTGCGCACGGTCGAGTTCAACACCGGCCTGCGCATCGACCACTACGTCGAGATCGGGTTCGCCGGCTTCGCGCAGATCGTGGACGCGATCGGCGGGGTCGAGCTGGACATCCCGAAGGCGTTCAAGGACAAGAAGTCCGGCGCCGACTTCCAGGCCGGGAAGCAGACGCTGAACGGCGAGCAGTCCCTGGCCTTCGTCCGTACCCGGTACGCGTTCGCGGGCAGCGACCTGGACCGTACGAAGAACCAGCAGAAGTTCCTCGCGGCGCTGGCGAGCCAGACGGCGACCCCGTCCACGGTCCTCAACCCGTTCAAGCTCTACCCGACGATGGGCGCGGGGCTGGACACCCTGATCGTGGACAAGGACATGTCGCTCTGGTCGCTGAGCCAGATGTTCTTCGCGATGAAGGGCGTCACGGGCGGCGACGGTACGTCGATGAACATGCCGATCTCCGGCAGCAACGGCGGCAACCTGGTCTGGGACAAGGCGAAGGTGAAGCAGCTCGTGGAACAGCTGAAGAACGACGAGAAGGTCACGGTCAAGGGCAGCTGAGGCCCCCCGCAAGGCCGTTACGGGGGGCGACGTAAGGGAACATCACCTACGGGCTACGAGCTGTAGGTGATGTTCCCTTCCTCGTCCATGAGGGGATGGATCTGGGAGGGGCCGTAGTCGTCCGTGTCGGACGGGCGCGGCTTCTCCGGCCCGTCGGGACCGATGCGCATCACGCGCTCCACCCGCACGACCTCGTAACGGCGCCCCCGCACCACGAGTTCGTTGGCCCTCCGGCGCGCCATGAACTTCTTCGCGGCCCGGTCGTGGATCGCCTGCTCCTCCTCGTCCACCTTCATCCACGCGGGCAGCTCCGGCAGGTCCGGCAGGTCCGGGAGCTTCGGCACAGGCCGGGTGAGGTGGTGGACGAGAGCGCGCCGGGCGCCCTGCGGGGTCGCGTACTGCCCGGTCACCATCGACCAGGACAGCTCCTTGCGCTCCACCACCCGGAACGTCGTCGGGAGGAGCACGACGCCCGGGTGGGTGGTCAACGCCCTTTGAGAATCGGCCCGTACGTCATCGGGGAAGCGGTCGGCGGTGTAGGAGAGCTGGAGCAGCCCGGCCCGGTCGATCCCCTCGGCCAGCCCGACGGCGGCCGCGTGGTCGACCACGAAGTCCTTGGTGCGGGAGGGGTCGGGCGCGTCCAGGTCCCAGCTGTCCTCGTCCGGGTCCGTGGCCCGGGGCGGCTCCAGACGCCCGTCACCGATCCGGGCGAACTCGTCGGCCCGCACGACGCGGTAGCGGACCCCGTCCGCCGTCACCTCGTTGACCGGCTCCTTCTCCAGCCGGGCCACGGCCTTCAGCAACGACCGCCGCACGGCCCGGTCCTCGGTGTGGTCCTTCGCCCTGAACCAGAGGTGCGAGTTCAGCTCGTCCCGGGCCATCTGCGGGAATCCGGTGTCGAGTTCACCCAGCAGCCGCCAGCGCGGCCGCTCCCCGGGCGCCTGCGCGGCGAGCCCGAACAACGGCCCCCGGACCACGACGTTCGGATACTTCCGCACCGAGGCGAACGCATCCGCCTGGGTGACCTCGAAGACCGGGTCGTCCCGGTGCGTGACGTTGATGGTGAGGTGGTCCGGCGACTTCCCCGGGTGATCGTCCATGCACTCAGTGTGCCCAAGGGGGTTGCCGGTGTCTGGGTTTCCGCCAGAAAGGGCGTACGGGCGTGCAGTTGCCGCAGGGCTGGGCGCGGGGCGGCCACCCGGAATCGCAGCTCAGGCCGGGTCGTTGCGCGTCACGATCCGGTACGGCACCACCGGATCGTGGCCGACCGCGACCCGGTGGGCCGCGACATCAACTACGTAAAGAACCAAGAGAAATAACCCAACCCCACCCCACCCGATCCCGGTGGTCACCTGCGGGAGTGGCTGGTCACCCACACGGGTGAGATTCGCCAACTGGGCTGGATTTTGGATGGGTTGGCAGGCATATGCTCACGCTGATCCAAACCCCAGACATTGAGACGGCCCCCGCCGGGACGGCAATCCCGAGCGAGGACCTGACCACCAAGGAAGAGAACGCTTCCCCATGGCTACCCAGCACGATATCGCCCTCACCCGCGCCCTGGCAGGACTTCCCGGGCCCCTCCCGTCCTCCGGCGTGCTCCACATCGCGATCCCGCACACCGGCCGGTTCACGATCGTCGGCAACCACCTCGCGCAGCACGCCGAGTTGTCGCTCACCGCGATCGGCGTCGGCGTCCACATCCAGTCGCTGCCCGCCGGATCCCTGGTCGGCATCAAGGCGCTTGCCTCCCGGTTCACCGAAGGCGAGACGAGAATCGCCGCCGCTCTGCGCGAGCTGGAGGCTCACGGCTACCTGCGCCGGACCCGGGTGAGGCTGGCGAACGGCCGGATGGTCACCCGCACGGTGTTCTGCAACCAGCCGGGAGCGGTGGGACGGGCCGGGACGGTGGTGGTGCCGCCGGTCCCGAAGGGTGCGGAGGTGTCGGAGGCCGCGGTTCCGGAGGCGCCTCCCGCGGCACCGGAAGAGGCGCCCGCGCCTCCGCCTGAGCGCGAAGCCACCTCCGTACCGGAGGAATCGCAAGCACCCGTACCGGCGGAATCCCGTCCCCCGGTCCGCGTACCACCGCCCACCGCACCCAAGCCGCCACGCCGACCGCTCCCCCAGCCCCACGAGCTGACCCCGGAGCTGCGACAGACCGCTGCCGCGATCCTCGCCGACCTGCGGCGACATGCGAAGGAGCTGGTGCTCTCCGAGGCGGACGTCGAGGAGCTGATCCCCGGCGTGGCCGCCTGGCTGGAGCGCGAAGCGAACCCCGACGCGATCCGCCACGCGCTGACTACCGACCTCCCGCAGCCGCCCAAGTACCCGGCGAAGATCGTCAGGCACCGCCTCACCGTGCTCCTGCCGCCGCCTCTCCCCGGCACGGAGGAGCTGGCCCCGGCCCGCCGCACGCTCGTGATCCC is a genomic window of Streptomyces sp. SID8374 containing:
- a CDS encoding LCP family protein, which encodes MRVATGLSVLVLGAGGIGHAVVSNLEGGIGRVDPFKDMKNRPQSGHGTNLLLVGTDGRDTITKAEKQKYKLGGAPCHCTDTIMLVHLSADKQRASVVSLPRDSYAEIPAHTDRTTGKKHNSHPVKLNAAYAEGGPTLTVRTVEHMTGVKVDHYLEVDFTSFMKTVDAVGGVQICTARPMKDSYTGLDLPAGTHRLDGGKALQYVRSRHVDVGSDLGRMQRQQKFMAALIKEATSNGVLLNPVRFQQVSASVLGSVRADEGFGTEEMLALGKAMKDFSPASSEFASVPIGNPSFPVKGIGSTVQWDAAKSKKLFQALREDRPLAPVKAKPAAGAPKKAQAALVDVAPEEIRVQVYNGTPKDGLGKDVDAGLRATGFNTTNAPLNGALRNLARTLVTYDPRWDRSAKSLATALPGSELKAVKGQGATMEVTAGADFTKVRPVRAETKQTGEFATVTGDEVVCP
- a CDS encoding DUF5954 family protein, which gives rise to MDDHPGKSPDHLTINVTHRDDPVFEVTQADAFASVRKYPNVVVRGPLFGLAAQAPGERPRWRLLGELDTGFPQMARDELNSHLWFRAKDHTEDRAVRRSLLKAVARLEKEPVNEVTADGVRYRVVRADEFARIGDGRLEPPRATDPDEDSWDLDAPDPSRTKDFVVDHAAAVGLAEGIDRAGLLQLSYTADRFPDDVRADSQRALTTHPGVVLLPTTFRVVERKELSWSMVTGQYATPQGARRALVHHLTRPVPKLPDLPDLPELPAWMKVDEEEQAIHDRAAKKFMARRRANELVVRGRRYEVVRVERVMRIGPDGPEKPRPSDTDDYGPSQIHPLMDEEGNITYSS
- a CDS encoding acyl-CoA thioesterase is translated as MTDQATCSERSEEEIPGKPTAASRTTLSHIMTGSDTNLLGTVHGGVIMKLVDDAAGAVAGRHSGGPAVTASMDEMVFLEPVRVGDLVHVRAQVNWTGRSSMEVGVRVMAERWNESTPAQQVGSAYLVFAAVDGDGKPRRVPPVIPETERDKRRYQEAQIRRTHRLARRRAIKELREKRVADGIDD
- a CDS encoding LCP family protein: MNDWPDRRTGDRSERYGRGSASPQPESARAMPHIQRRPAPPQRPTVPPQSQGYDDRYQGGQPGYGNSPEPGYDSGYNTGQVYGGGAGGGGRGGGRGGGDAGYVQGRPAPDWRRRIKLGALTLVVVFLVVSVSTYFWADSKLKREVDLAKVIERPGEGEGTNYLIVGSDSREGMSAEEKKRLRTGSAEGKRTDSMMILHRGSNGPTLISLPRDSQVEIPSFKGSESGKTFQGTGRQVKLNAAYAEDGPELLVRTVEFNTGLRIDHYVEIGFAGFAQIVDAIGGVELDIPKAFKDKKSGADFQAGKQTLNGEQSLAFVRTRYAFAGSDLDRTKNQQKFLAALASQTATPSTVLNPFKLYPTMGAGLDTLIVDKDMSLWSLSQMFFAMKGVTGGDGTSMNMPISGSNGGNLVWDKAKVKQLVEQLKNDEKVTVKGS